Genomic DNA from Nyctibius grandis isolate bNycGra1 chromosome Z, bNycGra1.pri, whole genome shotgun sequence:
TAAAGGAAGCACTAGCAAGTAATGCATTCGATGTGCCAGGCAAGGCCTCTCTGGGTGATACACGAGTGCAGCTCtgtcttcttcctctgcagaaTTCCCTGGCAGTCTGAGCTGCCTCAATAACTACGTGACAACCGTGAACTGCACGTGGGCAATGGAGGAGCCCGTGGGCAGCGGACCTTTCCTCCTGCATTTCACCAAGTAAGAGCCGCACACCGAGAGCTGTCTGtggcagcctggccctggcatgggcagggcagcacagaggagcagagcaggccCGGCCGTGGGCTTCGCTCCCGCCGCAGCAGGGGACCTGTggcacagccagctctgccGCCTCACCCCCCATACCTGGGCTGCCTCGGAAGCTGCTCCCTTCACACCCCTCCGTGGCCTGCGCCCCAGGGGTGCAGCAGAGGTGCAGCACACATGGCTGCATGGTCCCATGGCAGCCCGTCCGTCCCGGTCCCATGGTAGCCCGTCCGTCCTGTGTCCCGTTCTGGCAGGGGCCTCTGCACAGAGACCCCTTCCATCCCCGCCGCTGCTCCCAGTGACCTGGTGACTTCCAGAGCCCACCCTACATGAAGCTGCCTAATCAATTTCTAATCACTTATTGTCTTGTTGCCTAGAAATTAAACGCCTAGTGGTTTAATCTAAATTagtttatatatacatatacaaaaGGATTTTGAAAGTCCAGTGAGTTATAAGCTTTAATGACAGACTTAGAATATTATGTGAATAATTTTTCCTCTAACAGAAGAAATCAGGGGAATAGTTTGCTAGGCGATAGGATAATAGGTACTGTGAAATGCTAATTTGAGATCAATGTGTTTAGATTATGTAATAACGTTGTCTTGACTACCAATAACTACTGAACATGAGGGTAAGCCATGCTGACATTAGATGCCTCATATATTCTCATAAGGTTAAGTCAAAAATAGCCTAACTCTTAATGATACTGGATTTTAAATCTATGAAAAAATGCCAAGCTGATAAACTGTGGTATCCCAGTTTATTGTGGGGTCGCATGCCACATGAAAAATTTGCTAATAAATGGCCACATTAGTTGATTTAATAATAGAAGACTGTTCTTTGGAGCTGTTTCCCTAAGATGATGTTTTCTGTCATTCCTTCTGTTATGCTGTGCTGAAGCttgtgaatattaaaaaaaaaaaaaaccaaaaaaaaaacaccaaacaaaaaacaaactctgACATGTTTTGCTGTCAGTACTGGTTTGTTTGTAGTGAAAGAGGCTTTAATGCACAACTTCTTAGCTCTGTGCTGTGCACTTGTAACCAACTGTCCACCCACTCCTCACCCCCCTACACCAGCTGCTTTCCTGGCAGCAACACATAGCAGCCCTCTCGCTTCAGAGGGGGCAGGTACTGGGCTCtgtgggcagctgctgggaggtTTGGTGCTTCACAACCATGAGGGTGTCTCCTTCATCTGTCTTCAGCCCTGCCGTCCAGCCAGCTTTAGCGttgctttctctgctgtctgCTCTAAAGAGGTTCATGTTCTTCCGGAATGTGGTGCTGTGCTAAGCTGCCACCCATCCTTCATAGACTGAAAAGCACTTAATCATatgacttaaaagaaactttcagccctttttttcttccagcctcTGGTCAAAGGGCCACAATGCCAGCTGCAAACTGACTGCCAGAGAGAGCACGCAGAATCAGTACTGCTGCACATTCCATTTAGCCAGCCAGATCTTGGAAACAGATGGTTATAGAGTCTCTCTGCAAGGCAACTTCTTTGGACATAATCACATGTACATTGCCTTTCCAGAGTACAATCCCCGCAAGCACAGTAAGTATGAACCAGGGCAGCTGTGGGCTGAGGCTCTGCCTAGCAGCTTTGGGGTAGGTCTGATATGCTCTCTCACAAAGGGTGTCTCAAAGACAGCAAgtgaaaataatggaaacaagCCAGTCTGTCCCTCAAGAGTGCACTATGTAGACTTCATCAGTAAGAATGCAGTCCCCATGTCTCTCCATTCTAACTTTTCCAGGACTTCAGAGAGGGCTGGCTCTGGAGCACCTTTCAAGTGTATTCATTTGCATCATATTTTCTTGCACTATGGATAATGTACAATTGGATTGCCTCTatagttgtttgggtttttttctaagaaatgaAGCAATGAGGAATCAAAGTCATGGATCCAATTCAATGTCCCATGGCCTGGTACTTCAGAGAAATGCTCTAGTATTCGAAATGTCAGAGCCTGTCTTTATTAGTGGTATGTTGGAAGAGCAGAATGTGACATCCGGAGTGGTTCTTTGCTTGCAGGACTATCCCCAGGGGCTATTTGAGTTATCATTAATTTATGTCAGTTCTGTAACTGTTCTGACCTACCCTGTAAGGTAATTTGGTCTACTGCTGGTCTTAGTATCACTCTTTAGACCCAGCTTTATCTTCCAAGACTTCAGTCAGCCTAGTATCATGCATCTCCTTCTGTGGTGTTCATGTCCCAAATATTGTGAAAAAACCTACCTCTCTATTTGCAGTAAAACTTGATCCACCTTTGAACATCCAGAGCAACGTCACTGCCAGCAAGTGTCAGATATGGTGGAGTGTGCCTTGGTACCTCGTTGAAATTCTTCAATATGAGTTGCAGTATAAGGAGTACAGCATGTCCTGGGAGGTAACTGGATGAGGCACACACTGATACTGCCTTGCTCTTTGGGCACAATGGCCTTGCCACTCAGCTCAGGGCCTTCTGGCAGCTGACTGTTTCAAGCTGGCCTTTCTGGTTTCCCACATGAAGGCTGAAagattttatataaaacatCAATACTGAAGATCAATAAAATCTTCTCCAGAGCCCTGTATTCAGAAGTCATCCATCATCATGCTGGCCCTCTTCTTGCATACAAGAAAAGAggatttggaaaagaaaaggggaaaaaaaaagaaaagagtatttAAAAGACCAGCCCTTTGCCCAGCCTTGTTAACAGAAATTCTTTGTAATACTTTGCAGATCGCATTGAACAAGACACTCCCCAGTTCACTGCCACAGATAGAAATGGAAGCCACAGAGCTCCGCAGTGGCATTGCTTACATTGCACGAGTACGCTGCaaagtttctgaaaatgaggatTCATACCATAGTCAGTGGAGTGAGTGGAGCCAGACAACAGTGTTTCAAAGAGCAGGTACAAAGAGTGTTGCTTTAACCTTAATTAATGTCTTTTCATGTCCatgttccaaaaaaaaatgaagataccTTGTAAAATTAAGCTTTTCAAATCAGAACTAGCTTGCTTCAAGTTTTCATAGCCAAATCACTTTCCTTGAGTTCTTTAGCAGCCTGTTCCTTTTGCATTGCTTGGTTATTTAGAGTTCTATCTTGACTTCCAGACTTTTTATCAATTATTTTTGTGATGATTCTTTTCCTAGGTGTACCAAAACTGTCTGAAAAGATCCTAAATACCAGAACTATACAGTTCTTCTTCATTCCTCTGAGTTTTGGCACTGTACTCTATTTACTTTGGAATTGCAAGCTTTCTTCAAGGTATTTTATAGTTTTTCATTAAGTTCCTCTTGATCTTTATAGCCTGAAGAGGGTAAATCAAGTGTCCTTATATCCCTTTTGCTTCCTGTTCCTGCTGCCCAGACTCAATTGttttcaaaagctcttttgACAATCTTGGAACATGACATGTTCCTTGGCTGGTGGCAGTTAGTGACCCACTACACAATCCTTAAGAAATTTAAACCCATGGAattttttcattaagtttcATGTAGCTAAATTAAAAGTGCAAGTACACAGCAATCCAGAAAGGTGGTTAAACTGATGTCAATGTTAAGCCACTTGTGACATACCTGGCAGTAGTCAGTATGTAAAATACCAATACAGGCAAACTACGCTGACTCAGATTCAGTGTTTCTTAGGTTCTGGGACTAAGTTGCACTGATAAAAATGTGTCCCTAGAACCTTGGTTCAACCATCCTCTGCAATTTTTGGTGCTGGCAGAGCAAAGGTAGATCTCCtacctcttccttttctgccttgtcATACATTATTATGCTCCATATAGATGTCACCCTTAGAGAAACAGAATACATGATCTCcatatgataaaatatttttacaggatAGACTCTAAATAAATGGACTAGGGTGTCTGGCAGAATTTCTCTGTCTAAATGTAATAAAACTAGAACTCTCTAAAGCACTTCCAGAAACAGTGGTTTTCATCAAATAAGTTGCTAAACAAATGCATAAATAGCTCAGTGCA
This window encodes:
- the LOC137676871 gene encoding interleukin-9 receptor-like, producing the protein MGGDVWQRGLQLCVAAVLLLGGGRGREFPGSLSCLNNYVTTVNCTWAMEEPVGSGPFLLHFTNLWSKGHNASCKLTARESTQNQYCCTFHLASQILETDGYRVSLQGNFFGHNHMYIAFPEYNPRKHIKLDPPLNIQSNVTASKCQIWWSVPWYLVEILQYELQYKEYSMSWEIALNKTLPSSLPQIEMEATELRSGIAYIARVRCKVSENEDSYHSQWSEWSQTTVFQRAGVPKLSEKILNTRTIQFFFIPLSFGTVLYLLWNCKLSSRAKSLSCFNIPTPAAFFQPLYNLHNGNFKDWVGPNEACSQLRREEASNSSKVTTDGVFDLNSQELISQISLKPMESTNLVAAEENFVFGSDPRQQFVPSRYVRAEKTEVRMGLLFAQNHADDTVGLKISEIIKANLESPSMGRTSPFHSQHGKGDFNMLQDSLETANVSFSSSDYCTLCDNDTTGGLIPAELLQLSNGNSLAKHQNDQSDLP